The Aneurinibacillus uraniidurans genome segment GCTCAAGACCGAGTACCCGGTCAAACTCTTCTCCTTTAGCAGACAACATAAGGATCGGGGTATCCATCGTTTTGCGAATCTCCCGGCACGCTTCATATCCATCCATAACGGGCATCATCACATCAAGAATAATCGCATCCGGTTTTTCCAATCCCGCCAGACGTACCGCTTCACTTCCGTCATGCGCTTCAATAAGCTCAATATGATGTTGGGAAAAGTACAGGCGAATAATCTCAATTACGTTTATATCATCATCTGCAACGAGCACTTTTGTTCCGTTCATGACATCTCCCCCTCCGTAGAACAGTATAGCACATTTCCCTCTCCCCTATTAAAAATAGCCGGTACACAAGGTACCGGCTATTTTTAGGAAGAAGAAGCGTGAAGCTATCTATTTAATTTTTTGAAAGTAGGGTTGTGTTGTGTTGTTGTCAGTTAAGTAAATCAGACGGTGCGTTTTCGCTGTGTCATCGTACAGGCGTTTAGCTCGTTTCGTTGGTCGTTTGATGTCATTCCATTATACAGCGTACCGCCAGGGAATTTCTTTCATCCACCTCCTTATGCTTATACTTTACCGGATAAATGTAACAGGACTATGTGTAAGTCAAGAACATTTTATAATCAAATTATGATCATTTTATGTCCATGGGGACGCGGTCAAACGTTGGCAAGTCAGCAAAAAGGCGATAAAATAGACAGAAACGTTTTATTTCTATACATATACTAGGAGGAAACCTGCTATGAAAGCATCGCTTGACATTGTTGTCCGTTCTACTGAGATCGATGTAAATGGACATGTAAACAACGCGAAGTATTTGGAATACTTTGAATGGGGACGCGAGGAGTGGTACGAGCAGGCGCAGCTGCCGTATGATAAATTTCTGGAGATGAACATTCAAACGGTAACGGTAAACATCAATGTAAACTACCGTAAAGAGTGCTTACAAAATGACCGACTGACCATTACAACAGAGCCGGAAAAACTCGGGCGTACAAGCTATGTGCTGAAACAGGAAATTCATAATCAGCGTGGCGAGCTCGTGGCAGATGCGCTCGTAACGAGCGTGGCTATGGATAGCAAAGAACGTACAAGTCGCCCGGTACCAAGTGAGCTGGCAGCATTGTTTAGCTAATAGGTTATCAAATTATAAATCCCCGCTTTACCAGCGGGGATTTTGGTTATTTATTTCTTTCTTTTCATTCCTTTTTTTATCTCCGGACGATGTCCCGAGCGAGCAGCAGGATGCTCCTTGACTGGCACAAGCTGGCCTCGGAACAGTGTACGCTCCGGCATCTCAATGCCCAGCTGCTTGGCAAGCTTACCTGCCATAAATTTCTCCTTTGGCTCAAGCAACGATACCGCAAGCCCGGACTTGCCCGCACGGCCTGTCCGACCGACACGATGAATGTACCCTTCTGTATCAAGCGGCAGATCAAAATTAACGATATGCGCCACATCCTCCACATCCATACCACGGGCAAGCAAATCAGTTGTCACCAGATAGCGAACCTGGCCACTATGAAATTCCTTAAGTGCCTGTTCCCGATCCTGCTTGCGCGTCTCACTATGAATGCCTGCGATCGACACACCTCTTCCCTTCAGCCACGTTGTAATATCGCCCACCTGATGCAGCTTCTTGACGAAAACAATCGTGCGACCACCACTAAGTGCTTGCAGCAAGCGTCGCAATGTTTCAAACTTCTCCCGCTCCGGCGTCACAATAAAGCTGTGCGTAATCGTCTCCGGCAGGCGCGATTTACCTGCAATGCGAATCATGTGCGGCTTCTGACCTGCCCACTCTTGTCCCCAATTCTCCACGATCGAAGAGATCGTAGCAGAAAATACAGATAGCTGACGGTCACGTGGCGTCCGCTTTATAACGGCTTCTACCTCGCGCATCATGCGTGCTTCAAGCATCTGGTCTGCCTCATCAATCACTACCGTCTTTACTTCATGCGCCTTCAGCTTCTTCTTCTCTATCAGATCATGGATCCGACCCGGTGAGCCGACAATCACATGCGGCTTGTCCTTCAGCTTTTCCATCTGGCGCTTAATATCCACACCGCCCATAATGACCTGAAAGCGGATCTCGCTCCCTTCGCACAGCTCGCTTAACACTCGATGAATCTGCATAGTCAACTCACGTGTTGGTGCCAGAATGATCGCTTGTGGTACAGAAGCTGACGTATTAATCCGCTGCAAAAGCGGGAGCAAATAAGCAAGCGTCTTGCCTGTCCCCGTCTGCGATTCCCCAATGACACTGTGGCCTGCCAGCAGCAGCGGAATTGTCTGCTTTTGAATCGGTGTCGGTGTTGTAATGTTTCGTTTCGTAAGTCCGGCTACCAGGAACGGTGCCAGCTCAAATGCTGCAAAATCAGTCATGAATGTCTTCCTTCCTCAAGATGGATGGGCAGATGAATGGAGAATGTCGTCCCTTCTCCCAGCTTGCTGCGAACAGCAATCTTGCCATGATGCCCTTCAATGATATTTCTTACGATGGACAGCCCAAGACCTGTTCCGGCCCGACCGCGTGTACGCGCCTTATCCGCCTTATAGAAACGCTCAAATACAAACGCAAGATCTTCCGGCGAGATGCCCACACCTGTGTCCGATATTTCAATCGTGCAGCCATCTCCCTGCATGAACGTGCGCAGTGTAATCGAGCCGCCAGCAGGCGTATGACGAATCGCATTATCAATCAAGTTCGTGAGCACCTGCTCCATGCGATCTACATCAAAATAATAACTACCCTCTGATGCCTGCCAGTCAAGCTGCAAACTAATCCCCTGTTCACGAGCTACTCCATTGAACTTACGAATCACTTTATCTTCCAGTTGGAGTAAGTTTGCCAGTTCAATATTAAGCTGGATATGCCCCGCTTCCATACGGGCAAGATCAAGCAGCTCGTTGACAAGGCGCGACATGCGTAACGACTCATCGTATATAATTTGTGCAAGTTCTTTCTTTTCTTCCTCAGACTGTGCAATGCCATCGACAATCGCTTCGCTGTATCCCTGTAACATCACAAGCGGTGTACGCAGCTCATGCGAAACATTGGCCAGAAAATCCTTACGCAATTTGTCTAAGCGGCGCTCCTCAGTCATATCGCGCAGCACAGCTACCGCACCGCGCACCTGTTCATTGTCATACAGCGGTGCCATGACAACAGCATAGATGTGCCCCTGTACCATTACATCTGAGATGACTTCCTGTTCATTGCGCACAACTTGTTCAAAAATCGTCTGCATCACTGGAGGCAGCTCTTTATGTGTTAATCTCTCCGGTGGATCATCTACGCCCTGTTCATAGCGCCACGCCTTCAATATTCCATCTGCCGGTGGATTCGTCACAATGATCTCACCATGCCGATCCACCGTGATCACACCATCAACCATGCTCTTTAGCACACCTGTGATCTGTTCCTTCTCACGGGAGAGCGCAACAATCAAATCATTCAGTTGGGAAGCCATATGATTAAACGTATTGGCTAGATCCCCCATCTCATCATGCGTCCGAATCG includes the following:
- a CDS encoding acyl-CoA thioesterase → MKASLDIVVRSTEIDVNGHVNNAKYLEYFEWGREEWYEQAQLPYDKFLEMNIQTVTVNINVNYRKECLQNDRLTITTEPEKLGRTSYVLKQEIHNQRGELVADALVTSVAMDSKERTSRPVPSELAALFS
- a CDS encoding DEAD/DEAH box helicase: MTDFAAFELAPFLVAGLTKRNITTPTPIQKQTIPLLLAGHSVIGESQTGTGKTLAYLLPLLQRINTSASVPQAIILAPTRELTMQIHRVLSELCEGSEIRFQVIMGGVDIKRQMEKLKDKPHVIVGSPGRIHDLIEKKKLKAHEVKTVVIDEADQMLEARMMREVEAVIKRTPRDRQLSVFSATISSIVENWGQEWAGQKPHMIRIAGKSRLPETITHSFIVTPEREKFETLRRLLQALSGGRTIVFVKKLHQVGDITTWLKGRGVSIAGIHSETRKQDREQALKEFHSGQVRYLVTTDLLARGMDVEDVAHIVNFDLPLDTEGYIHRVGRTGRAGKSGLAVSLLEPKEKFMAGKLAKQLGIEMPERTLFRGQLVPVKEHPAARSGHRPEIKKGMKRKK
- a CDS encoding ATP-binding protein, with translation MIYNQIVFKLWLTIIGLVAVVLTALSLTLMQSLDSFYEKQRTEDLKMMARNMADVIHGYEDHDRVIAIARELVDVYDTRMVIVTPKGELAGKPVVNAGASIPEIRVQELMKNKELKKALNGQIGITRDFFTVVAPSDGFEHKEEFLAVSVPLHTPEPHSELIMYKTLDELRATTEKTTWLIFYAAVIGIILTTFFAFFLSSRITQPLRKMKKAADSYARGDFSAQIPIRTHDEMGDLANTFNHMASQLNDLIVALSREKEQITGVLKSMVDGVITVDRHGEIIVTNPPADGILKAWRYEQGVDDPPERLTHKELPPVMQTIFEQVVRNEQEVISDVMVQGHIYAVVMAPLYDNEQVRGAVAVLRDMTEERRLDKLRKDFLANVSHELRTPLVMLQGYSEAIVDGIAQSEEEKKELAQIIYDESLRMSRLVNELLDLARMEAGHIQLNIELANLLQLEDKVIRKFNGVAREQGISLQLDWQASEGSYYFDVDRMEQVLTNLIDNAIRHTPAGGSITLRTFMQGDGCTIEISDTGVGISPEDLAFVFERFYKADKARTRGRAGTGLGLSIVRNIIEGHHGKIAVRSKLGEGTTFSIHLPIHLEEGRHS